A single Streptomyces mirabilis DNA region contains:
- the infA gene encoding translation initiation factor IF-1 codes for MAKKQGAIEIEGTVVESLPNAMFKVELQNGHQVLAHISGKMRMHYIRILPDDRVVVELSPYDLTRGRIVYRYK; via the coding sequence GTGGCCAAGAAGCAAGGTGCCATCGAGATCGAGGGCACTGTCGTCGAGTCTCTTCCGAACGCCATGTTCAAGGTCGAGCTCCAGAACGGCCACCAGGTCCTGGCACACATCAGCGGCAAGATGCGTATGCACTACATCCGCATCCTCCCTGACGACCGGGTCGTGGTGGAGCTGTCTCCGTACGACCTCACGCGTGGCCGGATCGTCTACCGCTACAAGTAG